The following coding sequences are from one Paenibacillus sp. JDR-2 window:
- a CDS encoding sensor histidine kinase, whose amino-acid sequence MKRLFSNKINDIPLNLKFLMIYVLCILIPIIGINVFFYQQNSDNIRIREQENLRKSMDRAAAELHSMIDESVAVSHSIEGDDTLNEALDKTYDSPVSSYESYDSVLRNKLKRYMPVYPNILEIRIYTYNHTIQTGNNYYVINAPEEKSPWLGPLLRQPGHAFRVIAYSEVSGTTGQTKKISVISDMDQGFSIVKPQYRKFLRIDLNVDKIYDILSRESDSLQLELVNEQNQIVAETGGRGKSVYDADMSDWGKGDVFVSNLGTVSYVQGWKLIGRANNDRITTLLDEARRSILWLAVISTLIPSLLIFVMLRSYHYRIKKLARHMDRVRNERFDQVTLPEGKDEIGGLINTYNMMTRKINTLINDVYKLEIHQKSLEVERVRMEMNMLQSQMNPHFLFNTLNALLVVATKNGYKDVTEIIKSLSLLLRRLLRRADDLVPLKEELQFTLMYLQIEKFRFGDRFDYVVDIDPLANDVRVPIMSIQPLAENACKHGLQAIKGGGAVRIEARMSERGLTVSVADNGIGMEQEALDRIQQAVRSEQAMEGHVGLRNVYRRLELFYHESVQFRMMNGPEGGLTVSYQIPLQQLDNNQTKPGAAS is encoded by the coding sequence ATGAAAAGGCTGTTTTCGAATAAAATCAACGATATTCCCCTAAATCTGAAGTTTCTAATGATTTACGTGTTATGTATCCTCATCCCTATTATCGGCATCAACGTTTTTTTCTATCAGCAGAATTCGGACAATATCCGGATTCGCGAACAGGAGAACCTTCGCAAATCGATGGACCGGGCCGCGGCGGAGCTGCACAGCATGATTGACGAAAGCGTTGCGGTCAGCCATTCCATTGAAGGCGACGATACCCTGAACGAGGCGCTCGACAAAACCTATGACAGCCCTGTCTCCTCTTATGAAAGCTATGACAGCGTTCTTCGCAATAAGCTGAAGCGTTACATGCCCGTATACCCGAACATTTTGGAAATCCGGATTTATACGTACAACCATACCATTCAGACCGGAAACAATTACTATGTTATTAATGCCCCGGAAGAAAAAAGTCCTTGGCTGGGGCCTCTGTTAAGACAGCCGGGCCATGCTTTTCGTGTAATTGCCTATTCGGAGGTATCGGGGACAACAGGCCAGACTAAGAAAATAAGCGTTATTAGCGACATGGATCAAGGATTCAGCATTGTAAAGCCGCAATACCGCAAATTTCTAAGGATCGATTTGAACGTAGATAAAATCTACGATATTTTGAGCAGGGAAAGCGACAGCCTGCAGCTGGAACTGGTAAACGAGCAGAATCAGATTGTGGCGGAAACGGGCGGCCGCGGCAAATCGGTTTATGATGCCGATATGTCGGATTGGGGAAAGGGAGACGTTTTTGTATCGAATCTGGGCACGGTCAGTTACGTGCAAGGATGGAAATTGATTGGAAGGGCCAACAACGACCGGATTACAACTCTTCTGGATGAGGCGCGGCGTTCCATCCTGTGGCTTGCGGTCATAAGCACGCTTATTCCTTCGCTGTTAATATTCGTTATGCTCCGTTCTTACCATTATAGGATCAAGAAGTTGGCCCGGCATATGGACCGCGTGCGCAACGAACGGTTTGATCAGGTTACTCTGCCGGAAGGGAAAGACGAGATTGGCGGACTTATTAACACCTACAATATGATGACCAGGAAGATCAATACGCTGATTAACGACGTCTACAAACTCGAGATTCATCAGAAAAGCCTGGAGGTCGAGCGAGTGCGGATGGAGATGAATATGCTCCAGAGCCAGATGAATCCGCATTTCCTGTTCAATACTTTAAACGCTCTTCTTGTGGTAGCGACGAAAAACGGTTACAAGGATGTGACCGAAATTATAAAAAGCCTATCGCTTCTTCTCCGGAGGCTGCTCCGGCGGGCAGATGATCTGGTACCGCTGAAGGAGGAGCTGCAGTTCACCTTGATGTACCTGCAGATTGAGAAATTCCGTTTCGGCGATCGGTTTGATTATGTCGTTGATATCGATCCGCTTGCGAATGACGTCCGGGTACCGATCATGAGCATTCAGCCGCTGGCGGAGAATGCCTGCAAGCACGGGCTGCAGGCGATTAAAGGCGGAGGGGCCGTCAGAATCGAGGCTCGCATGTCCGAACGGGGGTTAACGGTCTCCGTAGCCGATAACGGAATCGGCATGGAGCAGGAGGCACTGGACCGCATTCAGCAGGCGGTCCGTTCCGAGCAAGCGATGGAAGGACATGTCGGTCTGCGCAACGTATACCGCAGGCTGGAGCTTTTTTACCATGAAAGCGTACAATTTCGGATGATGAACGGCCCGGAGGGCGGACTGACCGTGAGCTATCAAATACCGCTCCAGCAGCTTGACAATAACCAGACAAAGCCGGGTGCGGCTTCGTAA
- a CDS encoding response regulator, producing MYNVLVVDDEPFMLEGWRTMVDWESHGFRLCWAVSDGKEALEVMEREVPDLVFTDLQMPVMDGLELIRQMKQSQGLKEIKTVIVSGYSRFDAAQFAIRHQIEQYLLKPLIEEEIHELLDSLRVDMDQRNSMEASASESLSIVFARALQEESEESRTALTSHLGCLPEAMGRLIVLDAKAGKPGPTMEEMEIELSGLPAGFGCMEEPSGSIGLLVWSRQQDSMEAGLDSDTKRVIERLSGQWPSCTIYVSGETQGWRQLRQLYTQLQELRSRGLYKGRAGVFWYEHRHEQAHWRWEDAASRAEAVLTAVERNNVAAIEQATSALVEFVEGTHKPASSLTASLSYLQGGLLRAYHKAGGDPANPPEWILPPYGLLGNVREQLSAACLQAAGQIDELNNKRPEGRLQEAVAYVTDHYREKLQLKDLAEQFRLNPVYMGQQFKRITGYCFNDYMHLLRIKEAKKLLLRTDLKVSSIANELGYHSTEYFGSVFKSMTKVSPSAYKSNQRGLS from the coding sequence ATGTACAACGTACTTGTTGTAGATGATGAACCGTTTATGCTGGAGGGCTGGAGAACCATGGTGGATTGGGAATCGCATGGGTTCCGGCTTTGCTGGGCGGTATCGGACGGCAAGGAAGCGCTTGAGGTTATGGAGCGGGAAGTGCCCGATCTTGTATTTACCGATCTGCAGATGCCGGTTATGGATGGGCTTGAACTGATCCGGCAAATGAAGCAAAGCCAAGGACTGAAAGAGATAAAAACGGTGATCGTGAGCGGGTATTCGCGGTTTGATGCCGCGCAGTTTGCGATCCGTCATCAGATTGAGCAGTACCTGTTAAAGCCGCTTATCGAAGAAGAGATACATGAATTGCTCGATTCGCTTCGGGTAGACATGGATCAGCGGAACAGCATGGAGGCATCGGCGAGCGAATCGTTATCCATCGTATTTGCCAGAGCGCTGCAGGAGGAGAGCGAGGAGTCTCGGACAGCCTTGACCTCCCATCTGGGCTGCTTGCCGGAGGCGATGGGGAGACTGATTGTTCTGGACGCAAAAGCTGGAAAGCCCGGGCCGACTATGGAAGAAATGGAAATTGAGTTGTCAGGGCTACCGGCTGGCTTCGGATGCATGGAGGAGCCATCGGGTTCAATCGGGCTGCTGGTATGGTCCCGGCAGCAGGATAGTATGGAAGCTGGACTTGATTCTGACACTAAGCGCGTAATAGAGAGACTTTCCGGCCAGTGGCCTTCTTGCACGATCTATGTTAGTGGAGAAACGCAGGGCTGGCGACAGCTAAGGCAGCTGTATACGCAACTTCAAGAGCTGCGGAGCAGGGGCTTGTACAAAGGACGGGCGGGTGTTTTTTGGTATGAGCACAGGCATGAGCAGGCGCATTGGCGGTGGGAGGATGCGGCGAGCCGGGCGGAGGCTGTGCTGACGGCGGTAGAACGTAACAATGTTGCTGCAATAGAACAGGCTACCAGCGCACTCGTAGAGTTTGTTGAAGGAACCCATAAACCGGCAAGCAGCCTGACGGCATCTCTCTCTTATCTGCAGGGCGGACTGCTTCGCGCTTATCATAAAGCCGGCGGAGATCCGGCCAATCCGCCGGAATGGATTCTGCCTCCATACGGCCTGCTGGGGAATGTGCGGGAACAGTTGTCGGCAGCGTGCCTGCAGGCAGCCGGGCAGATTGACGAGCTGAACAACAAGAGGCCGGAAGGCCGGCTTCAGGAGGCCGTTGCATACGTAACCGATCATTACCGGGAGAAGCTGCAACTGAAGGACCTTGCGGAGCAGTTCCGCCTGAATCCGGTCTATATGGGCCAGCAGTTCAAGAGGATAACCGGTTATTGCTTTAACGACTATATGCATCTTCTGAGGATTAAGGAAGCGAAGAAGCTGTTGCTTCGAACGGATCTGAAGGTGTCCAGCATAGCAAACGAGCTTGGCTATCATAGCACGGAATACTTCGGCTCCGTCTTCAAGTCCATGACGAAAGTATCGCCATCGGCTTATAAATCAAACCAAAGGGGATTGTCTTGA
- a CDS encoding AraC family transcriptional regulator, whose translation MTWQTNRDGEVPEVIHEIILESFRLAFQLLGTHWRTVGKGWSYKEHQHPLLELNIVLQGSQLTVIAGEEYIQQAGDLLLIRPDEVHYSRNASDEAMTYFSLHLDVDDPDLFYLLGRMEQHLFRAESPLVLQLMPHIDELMEICSAEPDNDLIRRLDMRVKVMQILLILTMEARTLKQPHPSVSGRPQGDYSVPLLRHREQSSLEKKVQTLFSEPYMRDVQRDEATLPSFRWAGVFTFQMEDKPFWQSTDRFWMKEQLAENMKELGTVVVIDDPPFMNAAVLTSKHAVPNMEEIVLKKKRELENRLGIPIKLGFGGITAAVSELRSLYLNSLRQLGHREETDGKLLRYEFVSRIIRSAMQIMEAEYGDKGLSLVSLAKRLGVTPNYLSNQFSSQTGATFTHHLTSIRIHQAIRLMRETNLKIYQVGELVGYADHTYFSRLFKLTVGVSPAKYRLSEQLF comes from the coding sequence GTGACTTGGCAGACGAATCGGGACGGGGAAGTGCCTGAAGTCATTCATGAAATCATACTTGAAAGCTTTCGGCTTGCCTTTCAGCTGTTAGGCACGCATTGGCGCACCGTCGGAAAAGGCTGGTCCTACAAGGAGCATCAGCATCCGCTGCTGGAGCTGAATATCGTGCTTCAGGGGAGCCAGTTAACCGTGATAGCCGGCGAGGAATATATTCAACAGGCCGGGGATCTGCTGTTGATCCGGCCGGACGAAGTTCATTACAGCCGTAACGCTTCGGATGAAGCGATGACTTATTTTTCACTGCACCTGGATGTGGACGACCCGGATTTGTTCTACTTGCTGGGCCGGATGGAGCAGCATTTGTTCCGGGCGGAGTCGCCGCTTGTCCTGCAGTTGATGCCTCACATCGATGAGCTGATGGAGATCTGTAGCGCCGAGCCGGATAATGATCTTATCAGGCGGCTGGATATGCGGGTGAAGGTTATGCAGATTTTGTTGATCCTCACGATGGAAGCAAGGACCCTGAAGCAGCCCCATCCAAGCGTAAGCGGTCGGCCGCAAGGCGATTATTCCGTTCCCTTATTGCGCCACCGCGAGCAGAGCTCCCTGGAGAAGAAGGTCCAGACCTTGTTCTCCGAGCCGTATATGCGCGATGTTCAGAGGGATGAGGCAACACTGCCTTCCTTCCGCTGGGCGGGCGTGTTTACGTTTCAAATGGAGGACAAGCCGTTCTGGCAGTCGACGGACCGATTCTGGATGAAGGAACAGCTGGCGGAGAATATGAAGGAGCTGGGTACGGTAGTTGTTATCGACGATCCTCCCTTTATGAACGCTGCCGTTCTTACTTCGAAACACGCCGTTCCGAATATGGAAGAAATTGTGCTGAAGAAAAAAAGAGAGCTGGAAAATCGGCTTGGCATCCCGATCAAGCTGGGTTTTGGCGGGATTACCGCGGCCGTATCGGAGCTCCGCTCCTTGTATCTGAATAGTCTTCGTCAGCTGGGGCATAGGGAGGAAACGGACGGGAAGCTTCTCCGTTACGAGTTCGTGAGCCGCATTATCCGCTCCGCGATGCAGATTATGGAGGCCGAGTACGGGGACAAAGGGCTGTCTCTCGTCAGCCTGGCGAAGCGGCTTGGCGTGACGCCCAATTATTTAAGCAATCAATTCAGCTCGCAGACCGGCGCTACTTTTACTCATCATTTGACGAGCATTCGGATTCATCAGGCCATCCGGCTTATGAGAGAGACGAATTTAAAAATCTATCAGGTGGGCGAACTGGTCGGTTATGCCGATCATACCTACTTCAGCCGTTTATTCAAATTGACGGTGGGGGTCAGCCCCGCGAAATACCGTCTGTCCGAGCAGTTGTTTTAA
- a CDS encoding GTP cyclohydrolase II — MNDKVISILEGKIRHIDSEDGEIYLVGPIKLPVNLDDQTAIFHWYCWLLCKEEVDKLEDIIDKLSGANLAEMQQSSVLVYGDFEHADEAFIRMHSICHTGDIFGSKRCDCGYQLHQSMKMIVAHGTGALFYLANHEGRGIGLFSKAMAYLLQEQGYDTVEANLNLGFVDDARNYSDAIRVLRSLRPKDKPVTLITNNPRKLDALRSAGLEVADRIPLWGDVSEYNEKYLQTKINRSGHLVSGCPEQ, encoded by the coding sequence ATGAATGATAAGGTTATTTCGATTCTTGAAGGAAAAATTCGGCATATTGACAGCGAGGACGGGGAGATTTATTTGGTTGGACCCATCAAGCTGCCGGTTAATCTGGATGATCAAACGGCTATATTTCATTGGTATTGCTGGCTGTTATGCAAGGAGGAAGTAGATAAGCTGGAGGATATTATAGATAAGCTGTCCGGCGCCAATCTCGCGGAGATGCAGCAGTCCAGCGTGCTTGTCTATGGCGATTTCGAGCATGCGGACGAGGCGTTTATCCGGATGCATAGCATTTGTCATACAGGAGATATATTCGGCAGCAAGCGCTGCGACTGCGGTTACCAGCTGCATCAGTCGATGAAGATGATTGTGGCGCATGGGACGGGAGCGCTCTTTTACCTGGCGAATCATGAAGGACGCGGGATTGGATTGTTCAGCAAAGCGATGGCTTATTTGCTTCAGGAGCAGGGCTACGACACGGTAGAGGCGAACCTTAACCTTGGCTTTGTGGATGATGCGCGCAACTACAGCGATGCAATCCGGGTGCTGCGCTCCTTACGGCCGAAGGATAAGCCGGTCACGCTTATTACGAACAACCCGCGCAAGCTGGATGCGCTGCGTTCCGCCGGACTTGAAGTTGCAGACCGGATTCCGCTCTGGGGAGATGTGTCCGAGTATAACGAGAAATACTTGCAGACGAAAATTAACCGATCGGGTCATCTCGTCAGCGGTTGCCCGGAGCAGTAG
- a CDS encoding copper ion binding protein produces MANVTLKVEGMSCGHCVSAVEKAVTGAGASGSVDLAAGKVTVQYDENKVSINAIKEAIEDQGYDVV; encoded by the coding sequence ATGGCAAATGTAACATTAAAGGTTGAAGGCATGTCTTGCGGACATTGCGTAAGCGCTGTGGAGAAGGCTGTTACCGGAGCAGGCGCAAGCGGCTCCGTGGATCTGGCTGCAGGTAAAGTGACCGTTCAGTACGACGAGAATAAGGTATCGATTAATGCGATCAAGGAAGCTATTGAAGATCAAGGCTACGATGTCGTTTAA
- a CDS encoding metal-sensitive transcriptional regulator, with amino-acid sequence MIEQEKTEHCHSNESEQQGAERKSHHSDKMKSNLVSRLNRIEGQIRGVKAMIEKDTYCDDVLNQIAAVQSALNGVGKLLLEGHLKSCVIERIQAGESEVIDELLVTVNKLMK; translated from the coding sequence ATGATTGAACAAGAGAAGACCGAGCATTGCCATTCTAACGAATCGGAACAACAAGGTGCCGAGCGGAAGAGCCATCATTCCGATAAAATGAAATCCAACCTCGTATCGCGCCTGAACCGGATTGAAGGTCAAATCCGCGGCGTTAAGGCGATGATTGAGAAGGATACGTATTGCGATGATGTGCTGAACCAGATTGCCGCGGTGCAGTCTGCGTTGAACGGTGTTGGGAAGCTTCTGCTGGAAGGTCATCTGAAAAGCTGCGTGATCGAGCGCATTCAGGCGGGAGAAAGTGAAGTTATCGACGAGCTGCTCGTTACCGTAAATAAATTAATGAAATAA
- a CDS encoding glycerophosphodiester phosphodiesterase: MTTLVNYAHRGASGNYPENTMIAFEKAIEFGATGIETDVQMTKDGKLVLIHDEMLRRTTGMNSLVADIHSDDLLQLDAGSWFSPNFKDARIPALEQLLDLAKQTGTIINIELKNGIVPYPGLEQKVIETVRAYGMEDQVILSSFNHYSLIECKRLAPEIRTGILYMEGLYRPWKYALSIGASALHASHFAVLPDWVAEAAQHGVIYNVFTVNEPAEMQRLIQSGVAGLITDYPERLTALLNKL; this comes from the coding sequence ATGACTACACTTGTGAATTATGCGCACCGGGGAGCTTCCGGCAATTATCCGGAGAACACGATGATCGCCTTCGAAAAGGCGATAGAGTTTGGCGCGACAGGGATCGAAACCGATGTGCAGATGACCAAGGACGGCAAGCTGGTGCTCATCCATGATGAAATGCTAAGACGGACAACCGGCATGAACAGCCTTGTTGCCGATATACATTCCGATGATCTGCTGCAGCTGGATGCCGGCAGCTGGTTCTCTCCGAACTTTAAGGATGCAAGGATTCCGGCATTGGAACAACTGCTGGACCTCGCTAAGCAGACCGGGACGATCATCAACATCGAACTAAAAAACGGCATCGTACCTTACCCCGGATTGGAGCAAAAGGTAATCGAAACCGTTCGTGCTTACGGCATGGAGGATCAGGTGATTCTCTCCAGCTTTAATCATTATTCGCTTATCGAATGCAAACGGCTGGCTCCGGAAATCCGGACTGGCATCTTGTACATGGAAGGCTTATACCGTCCGTGGAAATACGCCTTGTCGATTGGAGCTTCCGCCCTGCATGCCTCGCATTTTGCCGTGCTGCCGGACTGGGTTGCGGAGGCCGCCCAGCATGGCGTTATCTATAACGTGTTTACAGTCAATGAACCGGCCGAGATGCAACGTCTGATTCAGTCGGGAGTCGCAGGTCTCATTACCGATTACCCGGAACGGCTCACTGCTCTGCTAAACAAGCTTTAA
- a CDS encoding YitT family protein, protein MAKEHKKISALEIFKRVIFITIGSVLMGVSLELFLVPNDVIDGGITGISIMVSELTHLPLGLFIFVLNIPFLFIGFKQIGKTFAISTLYGIAVMSITTQLLHHVHAFTEEKLLAVLFGGIILGAGVGLVIRFGGSLDGTEILAILASKKFGMPVGQIIMIVNVFIFVLAGFVFEWNSAMYSMVTYYLATKVMDIVVEGIEESKSVTIISSAYEEIAETIMTRLGRSTTYIQARGGYSREETQMVYCVVSRLEVAKLKAIVHDIDTRAFIAIENVADVQGGGFTKKSIH, encoded by the coding sequence ATGGCAAAAGAGCACAAAAAAATATCCGCATTAGAGATTTTTAAAAGGGTCATTTTTATCACGATAGGTTCCGTATTAATGGGTGTATCACTGGAATTATTCCTCGTACCGAACGATGTAATCGACGGTGGCATCACCGGTATCTCCATTATGGTATCCGAATTAACCCACTTGCCCCTTGGTCTATTCATATTCGTCCTGAACATTCCGTTCCTTTTCATCGGCTTTAAGCAGATCGGCAAAACGTTTGCCATATCCACTCTCTACGGTATCGCCGTTATGTCGATTACCACGCAGCTGCTTCACCACGTACACGCTTTTACCGAAGAAAAACTGCTGGCCGTCCTGTTCGGCGGGATCATTCTCGGCGCCGGCGTTGGTCTTGTTATCCGGTTTGGCGGTTCCCTCGACGGCACGGAGATTCTTGCGATTCTGGCATCGAAAAAATTCGGCATGCCGGTCGGACAGATCATCATGATCGTCAACGTCTTTATTTTCGTCCTCGCTGGATTCGTGTTTGAATGGAACTCCGCGATGTATTCGATGGTCACTTATTACCTCGCAACCAAAGTCATGGACATTGTTGTTGAAGGTATTGAGGAATCCAAATCCGTCACTATTATTTCCAGCGCGTACGAAGAAATCGCCGAAACGATTATGACCCGCCTGGGACGCAGCACGACTTACATTCAGGCACGCGGCGGTTACTCCAGAGAAGAGACGCAAATGGTTTATTGCGTAGTCAGCCGTCTGGAAGTGGCGAAGCTGAAAGCGATTGTGCATGACATTGATACAAGAGCGTTTATCGCTATTGAAAATGTTGCCGACGTACAAGGCGGCGGCTTTACGAAGAAAAGCATCCACTAA
- a CDS encoding ABC transporter substrate-binding protein: MTVVMLSACGSNNSDGSSKSGTDNGGTKASGDKIYIPIISKGFQHQFWQAVKAGAEKAATEFNVEITFEGPETEAQVDKQIEMLQAALDKKPSAIGFAALDSQASVPLLQKAKAAGIPVIAFDSGVDSDIPITTASTNNVAAAALAADKMAELIGGEGEIGVIVHDQTSVTGVDRRDGFVNRIKEKYPNIKIVDIQYGGGDHLKSTDLAKAMIQAHPNIKGFFGSNEGSAVGVINAVTELKKEGQITVIGFDSGKAQIDAIKSGVMAGAITQNPVGIGYETVKAAVEAIRGEKVESTIDTGFYYYDKSNIDSDEIKAVLYE, from the coding sequence ATGACGGTTGTTATGCTAAGCGCCTGCGGTTCGAATAACTCGGACGGCTCAAGCAAATCCGGCACGGACAACGGCGGGACCAAGGCGAGCGGAGACAAGATTTATATTCCGATTATTTCGAAGGGCTTCCAGCATCAATTCTGGCAGGCGGTTAAAGCCGGGGCAGAGAAAGCCGCAACGGAGTTCAACGTGGAGATTACCTTCGAAGGACCGGAGACCGAAGCCCAGGTCGACAAACAGATCGAAATGCTGCAGGCTGCTCTGGATAAGAAGCCTAGCGCGATTGGTTTTGCCGCTCTCGACAGCCAGGCTTCCGTTCCGCTCCTGCAAAAAGCGAAAGCCGCCGGGATTCCGGTTATTGCCTTCGACTCCGGCGTAGACAGCGATATTCCGATCACAACCGCTTCAACCAATAACGTAGCCGCCGCTGCTCTTGCCGCTGACAAAATGGCGGAGTTAATCGGCGGAGAAGGCGAGATTGGCGTCATTGTGCATGACCAGACCTCCGTTACCGGCGTTGACCGCCGCGACGGCTTCGTGAACCGGATCAAAGAAAAATATCCGAATATTAAGATTGTCGACATTCAATACGGCGGCGGCGACCATCTGAAATCGACGGACCTGGCGAAAGCGATGATTCAGGCTCATCCGAATATTAAAGGCTTCTTCGGCTCGAACGAAGGCTCTGCGGTTGGCGTTATCAACGCCGTAACCGAGCTCAAGAAGGAAGGCCAAATTACCGTAATCGGCTTCGACTCGGGCAAAGCGCAAATCGACGCGATCAAGAGCGGCGTTATGGCCGGAGCCATTACGCAGAACCCGGTTGGCATTGGTTACGAGACGGTAAAGGCAGCCGTTGAAGCGATTCGCGGCGAGAAAGTAGAGTCTACCATTGATACGGGCTTCTATTACTACGACAAGTCCAATATCGACAGCGACGAAATCAAAGCGGTACTATATGAATAA
- a CDS encoding ABC transporter permease — MAQLGGKQNAIILKPGVLQQVLAFASLIVLILVFTFSSSNFFQFSNIVGILLSTAVTGVLALGSTFVIITGGIDLSVGTVMTLSAVMTGVFITYWGLPVPIGIVGGILTGAVCGLLSGVMVARLKIPPFIATLAMMMIAKGLALVISGTKPIYFNDHPVFSEVSQGSFFDKLIPGFAIPNAVVIFFIAAIIGSILLSKTIVGRYNFALGSNEEATRLSGVNVNYWKIVIYTLTGIFTGLAGILIASRLNSAQPALGSGYELEAIAAVVIGGTSLSGGKGTIVGTVIGALIMSVLTNGLRILSVPQEWQTVVVGIVILLAVYADILRRRKA; from the coding sequence ATGGCGCAGCTTGGCGGCAAGCAGAACGCGATTATTCTGAAGCCGGGCGTTCTGCAGCAGGTGCTTGCTTTTGCCAGTCTGATCGTCCTTATTCTCGTATTCACCTTTTCGTCCAGCAACTTTTTTCAATTCTCCAATATCGTGGGGATTCTACTCTCGACCGCTGTGACCGGCGTCCTGGCGCTGGGCTCTACGTTTGTCATTATTACGGGCGGCATAGATTTGTCGGTCGGAACGGTGATGACCTTAAGCGCGGTAATGACCGGGGTGTTTATTACGTACTGGGGGCTGCCGGTTCCGATCGGCATTGTCGGGGGCATTCTGACGGGCGCCGTTTGCGGGCTGCTGTCCGGCGTGATGGTCGCCAGGCTGAAGATCCCGCCGTTTATCGCCACCCTTGCCATGATGATGATCGCCAAGGGCCTAGCCCTTGTCATCTCCGGCACGAAGCCGATCTACTTCAACGATCATCCGGTGTTCAGCGAGGTGTCGCAGGGCTCGTTCTTCGACAAGCTTATCCCGGGCTTTGCCATCCCGAATGCGGTTGTGATCTTCTTTATCGCCGCGATTATCGGAAGCATTCTGTTGTCGAAAACGATTGTCGGCCGTTATAACTTTGCCCTCGGCAGCAATGAGGAAGCAACGAGACTGTCCGGCGTTAACGTGAACTATTGGAAAATCGTGATCTACACGCTTACCGGTATCTTCACCGGCCTGGCGGGCATTCTGATTGCTTCCCGGCTCAACTCCGCCCAGCCTGCGCTTGGCTCCGGTTACGAGCTTGAGGCTATTGCGGCGGTTGTAATCGGCGGCACCTCGCTTAGCGGGGGGAAGGGGACGATCGTAGGTACGGTTATCGGCGCTTTGATTATGAGCGTGCTGACGAACGGCCTTCGCATTTTGTCCGTTCCGCAGGAATGGCAGACCGTGGTGGTCGGCATCGTCATCCTGCTTGCGGTTTACGCGGACATTCTGCGCCGCCGCAAAGCGTAA